The proteins below are encoded in one region of Sphaerodactylus townsendi isolate TG3544 linkage group LG06, MPM_Stown_v2.3, whole genome shotgun sequence:
- the LOC125434771 gene encoding basic proline-rich protein-like, with protein sequence PPPPPPPPTPPPPHPPPPPPPPPPTPPPPHPPPPPPPPPPTPPPPHPPPPPPPPPPTPPPPHPPPPPPPPPPTPPPPHPPPPPPPPPPTPPPPHPPPPPPPPPPTPPPPHPPPPPPPPPPTPPPPHPPPPPPPPPPTPPPPHPPPPPPPPPPTPPPPHPPPPPPPPPPTPPPPHPPPPPPPPPPTPPPPHPPPPPPPPPPTPPPPHPPPPPPPPPPTPPPPHPPPPPPPPPPTPPPPHPPPPPPPPPPTPPPPHPPPPPPPPPPTPPPPHPPPPPPPPPPTPPPPHPPPPPPPPPPTPPPPHPPPPPPPPPPTPPPPHPPPPPPPPPPTPPPPHPPPPPPPPPPTPPPPHPPPPPPPPPPTPPPPHPPPPPPPPPPTPPPPHPPPPPPPPPPTPPPPHPPPPPPPPPPTPPPPHPPPPPPPPPPTPPPPHPPPPPPPPPPTPPPPHPPPPPPPPPPTPPPPHPPPPPPPPPPTPPPPHPPPPPPPPPPTPPPPHPPPPPP encoded by the coding sequence ccccccccacccccccccccccccacccccccccccccccacccccccccccccccacccccccccccccccacccccccccccccccacccccccccccccccacccccccccccccccacccccccccccccccacccccccccccccccacccccccccccccccacccccccccccccccacccccccccccccccacccccccccccccccacccccccccccccccacccccccccccccccacccccccccccccccacccccccccccccccacccccccccccccccacccccccccccccccacccccccccccccccacccccccccccccccacccccccccccccccacccccccccccccccacccccccccccccccacccccccccccccccacccccccccccccccacccccccccccccccacccccccccccccccacccccccccccccccacccccccccccccccacccccccccccccccacccccccccccccccacccccccccccccccacccccccccccccccacccccccccccccccacccccccccccccccacccccccccccccccacccccccccccccccacccccccccccccccacccccccccccccccacccccccccccccccacccccccccccccccacccccccccccccccacccccccccccccccacccccccccccccccacccccccccccccccacccccccccccccccacccccccccccccccacccccccccccccccacccccccccccccccacccccccccccccccacccccccccccccccacccccccccccccccacccccccccccccccacccccccccccccccacccccccccccccccacccccccccccccccacccccccccccccccacccccccccccccccacccccccccccccccacccccccccccccccacccccccccccccccacccccccccccccccacccccccccccccccacccccccccccccccacccccccccccccccacccccccccccccccacccccccccccccccacccccccccccccccacccccccccccccccacccccccccccccccacccccccccccccccacccccccccccccccacccccccccccccccacccccccccccccccacccccccccccccccacccccccccccccccacccccccccccccccacccccccccccccccacccccccccccccccacccccccccccccccacccccccccccccccacccccccccccccccacccccccccccccccacccccccccccccccacccccccccccccccacccccccccccccccacccccccccccccccacccccccccccccccacccccccccccccccacccccccccccccccacccccccccccccccacccccccccccccccaccc